The Juglans regia cultivar Chandler chromosome 10, Walnut 2.0, whole genome shotgun sequence genome includes the window cgcacaaaaaaaaaagggacttGCAATTTGGCTTTTTCTTCATAGATTGTAAAATGTATACCTAAGACAATAAGCGGTACAAAAGGGACGCAAAGACAAGAAGCCTATAGCTTGACAAATCAAGGTGCGCATGGTTCACAGTTCAGACGCTCAACGACCGCCGTCTAGACTAGTAGTTATAGAAGGTTCACCAGAGCTCACTAATGGTGTGGGTACACGATACAAAGGAACAGGCATATTCAAAGGAAGATTTGGCATTGCAGCCTCAAAATGAAGAACATGAATTGCTTGCCTTACTGACGGCCTAAGACTTCGATCAGGATGAGCACACCACAGTCCGACAATCATTAAACACTCTACCTCCGTCTCCTCGAAATCCATATGCAATCTCTCATCAATCGCCATATGAAGCCTTCCCCTTCCATAAAGATTCCAAACCCACTCTACCAATCCCATTGCAGAATCCTTTTCTGGAGGGTCAGTTGACTTCCGTCCGGTAGCAATTTCTAATGAAACCACACCATAACTGTACACATCTGACTCTTTACTAGCCCTTCCAGTGGCTATGTATTCTGGAGCCATATAGCCTAACGTTCCAGCCAATCCAGTTGTCTGAGGACCTAGCTCGTGGTCCATGAGCCGAGCCAATCCAAAGTCTCCAAGCTTCACATTAAAACTAGAATCAAGCATGACATTGCTCGATTTGATGTCTCGGTGAACGACACATTTCTCCCATTCTTCGTGGAGATAAAGCAGCGCAGATGCCAACCCAGAAGCTATCTTGAATCTCACTGCCCAAGTTAAAGGACTCCTCTTGCCAAACAAGTGCATATCAAGGCTACCATTTGGCATAAACTCGTAAACAAGTAGGAACTCACCATTTTCATGGCACCATCCTATGAGTTGAACCAGATTCCTGTGTCTAATCCTGCTAATAATTTTCACCTCAGTTATGTATTCATTTCTTCCCTGTTTAGACCCCCTTGAGATTTTCTTCACAGCAACTGGTATATCCAAATCAATTAAGTACCCCTTGTACACGGCACCAAACCCTCCTTGTCCCAATTTCTTGTCATCTGAAAAATTGTTGGTGGCTAAAGCAAGATTTCGGTGAGAAAATCTCCTTGGTCCTGCTCCTCTCTCAAGGTCTTCATTAATTGATGTTAAGTTCACTGTCTCATTTGTTtcatcttcctttttctttacctTCCAAGCCCACAATATTACACATGTTACAATTGCTACAGCTATCAGAACACCAGCTGAAACTGTTAGACCAACCACTAAACTCTTCTTGTTTTCCTTCTTCCCCactctttcctttctttccaaaCTTGAACTAAATTCCCATGACAGAATTTTATTGCGCTCTGTAAATTGACCTGTACCAGCTGAAAATCCAACTATGACCCACTCTGGAAGAACCTGCATGAgatcaatttcaaaagaaaggCTCGTATTCTCTTGAGCATTAGAGGTTGTTCGATATTTCCAAGAGACGCTCAAGTTCTTCGTAGAAGCATCGTAAGTGACCCATACATCAGCGGTATCTCCACTGTGTGAGCTGGCATTCCAAGAAGTGTATTTTGTGGAAGCAATTGAGTTGTTATTAATACCCACATGCTCAAATGGAGGATCCCATTCTTGGTTCGCGTACGAGTCGAATTCGACAAGAACAATTTGGTTCTGAGATGAATCGCTGGTTGTTGTGTTGAATAGGCCTAAAAATCCACCAGCTGAGTTTAGAGGGACTTCGAACCCGACAGGAGCCAAAAAGAAGGCTAAACCATGGCCATATTTAGCACGACCTTGGGTGTCGATAACGAAGGAGAAATGTGTGCTAAAGTTAGTGAGTTTTCCTGTATCAGAATCCCAGAGAGGCACCCTCTCAGAATAGATGGCTCGACCAACTCGGCATAGATAATCATATCTTTTGATCAACTCAATGACTCCAACAGAAGGTTCTGCATCTCCCAAGTATAGTATGTCGTCATCATTATGTTCAAAGCGAGTTATTTGGAAATAAACTGAGTGAGCGGTGGGAAGAAGtagaaggaagatgaagagacGAAACATGGCCTTTTGTCCTACGAAAGTAGTAATCTTCGACTTGGAaagtatagagagagagagagagagagtgagtgagagataAAGAGAGAGCAGTTGGATAACTTGGCGTCGAAATAGAACCTGAAGtttcagtttataaaattatgtcttCAGGATGCCGAGTTTTAGCCGCTGGATATATAGTTCTTAATTAAGAAGCGTCGTAAGAAACAGAGACTTTATTAAGGATGATTGCACAAATCGAGGCAAAATAACAGAGGAGGATTCCTAGCCGAGAATCATGTCCATAATTTATGTAATTGCTGTATAGTTAGTATCATATTGTCTGTATATTGCTTAACATAGAACTATAGACTTTCTATATAATTCCTATGGAGAATCAATGAAAGTGTGGGAAAATTTCTTATTGAAAATACTAGCAGTGCTACTTCTCCATAGACTTTTACGCATATTCCAATTCCATACACTGAGACTTTTACTCAGATTCCTCGCCGGCATGCATTAATTGGCGACAACAGAAATTAAGtgaaatataaaacaaacaaactatagtgataattaaatattggaATTATCAAGATCCTGAATTTCCGAGTAAGTTAAATAATCGTGGATAGTAAGGAATTTTGTGTTAATATTAGTCCAAGTCAATGTTTTAATAGAGAGCCTCCAACTTTAAAGTTGAGCCCATGATAGCAATCTTCCAAATAAGGTCTTCCACTTTTTCGAAAAGTCTTTTGGCGTACATGGTGGAATCTGTCCAAATCAATGTggaaataattagaattttgtCGCAGCCAGCTGATCAGTACTAGGATTTTGTGGCAGGCTTGTACTACAAAACTTCCATTGGAGTGAAAATCCAAGAAGAATCCAAGGCTGCATAATTTGAAGGAAGCTGTCGTGCAAACCCCGCTTCTTGACCAACCTATTTTCTCCTCTCCTGTAATCAATGTGATGCATCGCCAATATCTATAGAAGCAATGtttgttgaagaaaattgaATGGATACGataatcagaaaaataaatatgacttTGAGACGTGTAGAATACTATGATCTTTAAGGTATTAATTGCCCCCTATTCGGAAGACTTTGCTATCAGATTATAAGTAATTTACCTCTAGAATACAACAAAGTCATCAACGGGAGatagcaagtctaaaatttttcctttagaatttctatataaaattgtgcaagtgactgaaaaaatgagagaatgaaGTTATAAAATTCGCGGGTTTAATCCTCtttttatagagaatgaaatgacACATGTGAAAAATCACAATTCTTAACTTTTCAACTAACAATTATTAGTTTAAAGGAAATAACGTTAACGTTTCACTTAAAGACTAAGAGGCATGCCTAGCCCATGTTTTAAGTCTCCCCAAAGTGCCTATTAGGTTCAATTAATCTTTTGAAGCATTGCACGCATTCAAAGTGCCTATTCTACCCATGTGCAATCGCCCAAATGTTACGACTATTCGGCACAAGCGCAAGACTTGGCCAGCTCATGTCCAAGTCCAacacattatttatttcataaaataagtcAAGGTCCATTAACATACCTCTACCACTAATCCATGCATCGACTTGTGGTAATGTCTCCACGAAAATATATAACCCAAAttcaataaattcatatatttaatataagaaactacaataaatattacaatCCCTCCCTTAGGTtgggataataaatttttagtcAAATACTGATATCCTTATACATACAAGAATGTAATGTTGACTTGAACTTTCAATTAGTGTAAGTATCTCAAATTCCTAACAAAGTCAATGGTAGCCTAGGCTTAAGTAAGACTTTATACGTTAAGAACAGAAATACCACACATAGGATTCCTACCAATTTTAGCAAGATATCTTACCAATTAGTTTTCACTAATCCATGTAGTCCATCCTAGCATTCATGAAAAAATGTAAATCTTAAACTTTTACTAGAAGTTGTCCACATCTCTTATGTTCACAAAGATAAAGTTCCTTTTGTGTCTTTGTTATTTCATACACCTATACAATTACTGAACTTTATTAAGAGCATAATAATCATCATTCATTAGCATAACAGTCAACACTGACTGTAATGACCTGACCCAGGGCGTAGTTGAAGATTTTGGAGAATATCAATGGGCCAATATTTATAGAAGCCAAAATTAGATTAGTCAGATAATTTTAGAAAGACCCAGGGCCCATAAATTATTATGGTAGGTTACAAGAGTTTTATTGGGCTCAATAATTGGACAAAAGCCCATTTAGGCTtgatttggttacacaaatcaaaccatctcatctcatttcatttcatataataattacaatcttttcaaatttccatataaaatataataaacaactcaaaatttttaaatcttaaaaaaaatattaaaaaaaatattataacattattttattcaactttcaacttttatctaatcttatttcattttatctgtgtaaccaaacgagattttaatatttaaagaccAACTGGGCTCTATTTAATTGGTGATAGGctcaactattattttaaaggCCGAAAAATACTTACCAGACATTGGACTTATTATGGATTTAGGATGATGCCCAtcagaatttataaaatactttgtCCATGAAAATTCGAATAAGCCAAAGTGATTATTTAGACCGCTTAAACCGACCCAACCATTTATTAAGTTCATACACTATCTGAGATGTGGGCCCAAATATTTTGAAAGGGACCCAATGCCAAAACCCGCGAGCTAAGCCAAACAATACTGCATTAAACCCATGCATAACTACTGCATGCACATTGatttctccctttttttcaATTAGGGTTTCCAATAGCATGTATAAATAGAGAAAGATCACACACACTTCACGCAAAATGGTTTCTTCCCACTACCTTAGCCCCCTCCAGTGAAGCCACTACTAAAGGCGTTTCTAAAATCCGATTATGACGTTGGCCACCGTCTTCCCTCTTGGATTGAGGACGTAGATCATTAGATGAGTAGTGACTGTTGTGGTTGGTAGCGAGTGTCATGCAACTCCACCACGGGTCATGTCATTGAAGTACTCCCCCTCCACGATATAAAGCAACGTCACCATTATGCAGCCAGCTTTATTGGTACAACTTGGTTGCTAAATGTGTCCCTGTTTCAGCCTTTCAAGGAGCTAACAAGTCTTGATTTGTCGACCAATGAAATTGGTGGTTGCatagctaatgaatgtttgaTTTTTAACTTGTAGCCCCTGCTAGCTAGATGTTGCTCCGACTTTCACACTACAATATGACCCCCGCTGCCATGCACCCTctcccaacaaattaaaaaaaaaatagaggggaTTGTGTCCATAAGTAGTAGAGATGactaaattaattttcacccATGCTTTAAATTAACAAATTGGTTTAAATTGATTAATCCCTCACAAGCTAGGATTTAGTTGACCTTGATTAACCATGCTAGAGTATATTTCATATCTTTATATTCTGGAATTAGGTCACCATAATACCATATCAGTTTGCATGCCAGAAAAtcaagtttgtttattttcttacaaGAACATAGATACTACCTTGGCGAGCCTAGCTCGAGCAAGGGTTCacaaaatgagtaatgctacatactatactattatcttattttcattattttttataaattatgtggTACTTTACTTCAATCGTGGATcacttcttattttttccaaatttactacaagaaaaatggtatTTCTAGTGCCATATTTCGTTGCTAAAAATGGCGAGAATTGCCAGAATTAGTCTTTCCCAAACGTTTCTACTTCAATGCATATTGGATGCGAAAGTtgctttacaaaaaatttttaccaacaatttgaaaaaatgtcgCAAAAACAAGACTATTTCATCCTATacatgcataattgttggttgcatcaatatatttttatctcatggaTTGTTTGGATTGTTACTTACTGAGATTCACATCATATGTGGTATTCCTTACCCTACGGTACAGTTTTATGGCATCGTACATTTTGTTGCAGATGCTGATGCTGAGCCTAAGGACTTGGCTCCATCGGATGAGTGATACGGGATTACTCGCTCATGTTTGGGATTTATTTCCCGCTTGTTGAATTATGTATTTTGTATTATAATGTTTACGggataaattttttgttttttgttcttttttaaacGCTTTGGTTTATGTGagtttgtattaaacaattatggTACATAGTcgacttacttaaattatccgctgcTTTATTTTGTTGTACACTGTTACATGTACACATACTTGGCACTTATCATTGGGATACGTGACCGTGTTTTCATCATCCTGACATCACGATTCCTTCATTTTCGTACGTGGGAGTCAGGGTGtcacaagtggtatcagagctgtacgactctgggtaaaaccatatgTCCCGTATGCGAGGCACCAGAATATTTAAAgttgtaaattgaaattatttattttaatgtatgttatatttaaaggttttattctattttattttatgttgtattattttatttttgcattgtatttgatttttttccagAGTTTTAAGTGGGGTTAAAGGTTACgctatgacaggaagatggtacgattGAGGATGTCATTGATAGGTATGAATATTTAGTGAAGTATGTCTGAACTCTTTTCGACTTGGGTTGGTTTTATAATATCGAGGCATGAAGGGAACGACATGGCTTGGGTGATCTCTTTTGGGAATAGGATAATTgcggttttaaattttgtggagATATGACATGAGGCATTAgaataggaggttgtaagttcaacaaactttaaggatagatttatGAGAATTTCACCAAAgatttaaggttttgcagacttaggaaataatttgttatcatttaatgttttagatgttgaaagctttgagagtcgattgttttattattggatataagttcatcgatttACAAATTTCGAAAAGTGATTCTAATATAgtttaagattttagaattgCAGACTTGATGAActgatttataatgagattggACTTTTTACTTCTGCAGGCTTGGTGTGCTAGCTTCaattattttggagactgattaGGTTGTAACCATTAAAATGGGGTTGATCAGAATTGAGCTATTGATATCGGAACTTTGAAGGAGAATATTTCATTGGGGATTGAAAGTATTGATTTAGTTCGTGtatttctttgaggattgaagATTTGGATCTAATTCGggaaaataattgttattagttAGAGGTTATAGTGGCAGGTTTTAGGATTGATCCATATCAagtttaaggataatagatggtgcagatttaggaaatgattcttgttgatttcaagGATATAGGTCTAGATAATGGAAATGGCAGTGATGGATCActtgcacgtttggaggattattggttttggctaagggtgcatGAGATCGATGCGTAGTAGTGGTGAGTGTGTATGGATTTCAGAGAGTAcaggtcctagtctcatttttgGCTTGGAAGAAGTGGCTTTCATAGGTATTGAAGAGGAGTCGATATGATAGTATTaaattcaagagaccttggctttgaGTTTTTGGGGAGTTGATTGAAGTGTACAGTCGAAGCGAGTTACTCAATGGAATGATAGTTGGCGATGATTGTTGTGATTACCTTCAGGAATTTAAATGTGACTTGAGATTACATAGGAATTTAAATTGTGAGGCTATACTTTGCTTTGGAGATTGAGCGTCCAGTCAAGAGAATTATGGACATTGTTATATAACTTGAAAGAGAGATTGTTGGATTgccatgtatggtgtatgataaaatcttggaagttgaagcttaggcatcagaggtggATAACATAATCGAGTATGTGAGTTAAAAAAGCATTAGGATCCATGGGTGTTGTGCAATagtttttggtggattgaagatttgagcagtatggcttgccttgaggtttaatagtgatgtgctattgaaggaactagccGTGCTAATACTAGCTTATAGGAGTAGAAGTAGGGCGATTTACCAAGAATGTTTcgataatgttttggtgaagtcaatggtggtttgtagtgagtttagtcaccacTAGATTAGATGATATTCAAAATTTAGGTGACatgcttttgggtttaggttgtcaggtagaaatttataggcgctcttattgaTTGGATGGGTTGGATTCAATCATTTTAGGGTATGTTCCTCATCTTAAATGAGATGGGTCTATTTTGGGGTGATgttacttattttcaatttgggatgatGAGGTTGATTGATACTAgttttctgtcaatgatcatggatgtattttgtGGAATATTGATTATGATTAAGACAGtaggagttaattgaggaatgtGAGTGATAACTCATGGTCTTGGGAAAGagtattttctaccaaaatgtggTAAGAGTTTTCTGGTTAGTAGGTATGAAgtcaccttgtactcgatggtgttatttttatgaggacataaattttatgcatgtggcgaattatcagagtgcgcagcaggagCGTGATATTTTGATTGTAATTAGGAGTTCAAATTGTTATActaattttgaagaattgaagactctccTGAAAAGAGAACCAAAATTGTTAGACATCTGGAAGAGAGTATGGAATACTAGAGGACCCTTGCATTACAATTTGGATAAAGATGGGGTTCTTTAGTTTTAGgatcgtagagtgattccccgagATTTACAATTTAAAGAGCAAATTTTGGAAGAAGCTCATGCGgctccttattcagttcatcctGGAAGCACAAAGATGTACCgagatttaaagagaaatttctggtgggaagggATGAAGATGAATATCGtaatgtttattgagaaatgtgacagGTGCTGTCAAGTTAAGACTGAGCATCAGAGACCCACTGATAAACTTCAGCCTCTCTCTATTCCTGAGGGGAAGTGGGGATGACATTTCTATAGATTTTGTAATGGGTTTTCCGAGGACTCCTAGTGGAAAGAACTCggtttgggtgattgttgatcgattgaccaagagtgcctatttcttgcctatcaataatactgactctttggaaAGCTGACTCGGTTGTATGTCAAAGAGATAGTGTGTTTGCATGAagtacccaagagtattgtGTCGGACCGGGACCCGCGgttcacgtcccatttttggaagagtttgcaagcagctttaggcactaagttgaagtttagtattgcatatcaccctcaaactgaCGATCAATCAGAGCACACTATTCAGACTCTTAAGGATATGTTGCGggcttgtgtcatggaatttcaggAGAGTTGAGAAAATCATCTGCCACTAATaaagtttgcttataataattgTTTTCATGCCTCCATTCAGGCTGCCCCGTATGAAgttttgtatggaaggaagtgcagATAGCCCTTGTGTTGTGATGAAGTGGCAAGAGTAAATTAATTGGGCCCGAgttaattcaagaaatgaaatatCAAGTTCGagttataaggactaaaatggtgGAAGCACAAAG containing:
- the LOC108994230 gene encoding L-type lectin-domain containing receptor kinase IX.1-like — translated: MFRLFIFLLLLPTAHSVYFQITRFEHNDDDILYLGDAEPSVGVIELIKRYDYLCRVGRAIYSERVPLWDSDTGKLTNFSTHFSFVIDTQGRAKYGHGLAFFLAPVGFEVPLNSAGGFLGLFNTTTSDSSQNQIVLVEFDSYANQEWDPPFEHVGINNNSIASTKYTSWNASSHSGDTADVWVTYDASTKNLSVSWKYRTTSNAQENTSLSFEIDLMQVLPEWVIVGFSAGTGQFTERNKILSWEFSSSLERKERVGKKENKKSLVVGLTVSAGVLIAVAIVTCVILWAWKVKKKEDETNETVNLTSINEDLERGAGPRRFSHRNLALATNNFSDDKKLGQGGFGAVYKGYLIDLDIPVAVKKISRGSKQGRNEYITEVKIISRIRHRNLVQLIGWCHENGEFLLVYEFMPNGSLDMHLFGKRSPLTWAVRFKIASGLASALLYLHEEWEKCVVHRDIKSSNVMLDSSFNVKLGDFGLARLMDHELGPQTTGLAGTLGYMAPEYIATGRASKESDVYSYGVVSLEIATGRKSTDPPEKDSAMGLVEWVWNLYGRGRLHMAIDERLHMDFEETEVECLMIVGLWCAHPDRSLRPSVRQAIHVLHFEAAMPNLPLNMPVPLYRVPTPLVSSGEPSITTSLDGGR